The sequence ACTAGGAGTCAACACCTAGGGTCAGCTAGAGTCGGCCCCAgaccaaaaaccaaaattaatttttattcatttaaaagGAATACAATAGTTGCTTATATAGGAAAATTAAACCCTGATTTTAATTGGCATTGGAAACCCTAATtaccttattacaaaaataaccttacTTCCAAATATTGAAATgctaatagcctaataaacttCTAGGacctgaaaaataaaaatacaactgactcacaaaagtaaataatactaaattaaaataaaattccttGCGTCTCCTGCATCAATAACAAGGTACTGTTTCTGGTGATCCATGAGAATATCCTAAAGCACTATTTTTCTCATCTAAAATCTAAgcttcataatttaaaaataaaaaataaaataaataaagcataGAAAAGAAATGGAGATGGTCCAATACTCCTTGGCCAGCTTGGTCATCTAAAACTTCAACTGTGTAAAGTGTGAATCAAATTTGCTTCTTTGAAATGCTATTCTGATGGAATTCAGATAAATTGGAAATTCTATAATCATTTAAATAAACATGCTTGTAGCAAAGACACTAAAAACTGAACATAACAAGTTTAAGTGGTCTGCATACATATAAGTTCTCTTACAactcccccccacccccaccacATATTATATGACTATTTATttgcatataaaaaaatatatatgtttttttaagaGTCAGCTGATACCCTATTAGTTAGTAACTCTAGTTTTCTTTTAGGGTTTTAGAAAAATTGATACAGATCGCTGGGAATTTGCAAATGATGGATTTGTCCGAGGTCAAAAGCATCTGTTGAAGAACATCAGTCGAAGGAAAAAGTTGCAGCAGCTAGACAACTCAGATGGACCAGCTGAAAACATTGAAAACGTGGGGCTATGGAAGGAAGTTGAGAATTTAAAGACTGATAAAAATTTGGTTATGCAGGAGTTGATCAAACTTAGGCAGCACCAGGAAACTTCAGATAATAAACTGCTCCTCTTAAGAGACCGCCTTCAAGGAATGGAAACGAATCAGCAGCAGATGCTATCATTCTTAGTGATGGCCATGCAGAGCCCTGGAATTTTAGTTCAGCTGCTtcagccaaaagaaaaaaattggcgTATGCTAGAAGAAGGTAAAGAGGATGATAGACCAGTAGCTTCTGATGGGACGATTGTAAGGTACCAGCCACCAGTCAGTGAAACACCAAAACCTTTACATACAGTAACCCGGAGTTCAGAAAAACAACAGGAATCTGATCCTTCTACTGATGGGATGAAAGATTTTTTCTTAAGTCCTGATTTTATGAAAATGCTTATGGATGAGAAGACGTGTTCTTTAGATACCCATGCCCCATTTATGCTACCTGATTCACCTGATGATGGTGCATGGGAACAGCTTCTTTTAGCTAGTCCTTTCTTAGAAAATGATGAGGATAGAAAGATGGATGATGAGGAGCTTATCGATTCTGAAATGGAGATGGAATCAACAGAGTCCAAAAGCCAATTGGAaatgtctcaaaattttgaacgTTTGATGGAACAAATGGAGAAATCTCAGTACTTGGGAATGGAATCATCAATTGATAAAGCTCATTGGGATAAATCGCAGAACTTGGAATTTCTAACTGAGCAAATGGGGCTTTTGTCTTCTGAACGTAACAACGAACATGCATCACAATAGAAACATATGAGGAATATGCAgctttgttgtctttgttgactTTTTTGGTACCCTTCTATAGCATAAGTGTAACACATTCCCCCACTCCATCATTCTCTAATCAAATGTAAGTTGGCTCTTCACGTTTCTTTCTTTCATGTggtaaaatttatttgaaaaggTTTTTATTACTATCAATCATAATTATCCTACTTATTTGAGACTAGCAAttcattttaatccaaaaaaaaaaaactagtaattCATTTTAATCTTGTGTAATCAAGATTTCATCTGCTGATTACTCTACGTGGATTATTGACAGATATCATTGTGTCAGCATGTCTTCTCTATACAGATATATGGAGGAATGGCATAGTGGTGTTCTGTTTCTTGAATGATGCCTTCAAAGTACTTAGAGCTGTTTCTAAATAGATGGGTTAATAGTGCCACTTATAACACCTTCTCTGTTTGGATTAGTACACTTATAAGTAATTCATAGCTTTACCTTTCATAACTTTTGCAACTTAGTATAGTTCTTCCATACCGACGTAAGTTTGTATATTATGGGGTACTGATGCCGCTTCTGTATATGCTCACTTGATCTATAAATGCGCGTATATATATGTAGTAAAGCaactaactctctctctctcaatgacatcttatttgtttttttgccAAGTGAATTTTGCTTTATTGATGTGATCGAATGCAATCTTGTGATAGAttggttttataaaaaaatttttaaaaaaggttgGTATGCAAGGTGTGTGAGGGTCACTTGGGACTTCTTTTGACCTCCTCAATTTATCTTCCTCTGAATGGCATGCCAATTCTACTCccatagaactcgagtctctgTGTATTGACAACCGACTGTTCTTGTCCTGTCCTCCCACGATAAAACAAATTACTCTGCCTATGACTTcaataatttcttaattaaatcaaAAAAATGCTACGATATTTATATTAAAGCTTCTATTCAGTGCTCAATGTAAGGATTTTTTTAGCTTAAGTAAATAGGCAACTTTAAAGCTCATTTggttgagaggatggaaaaataggaaaatagaaaatatagagAATTAGGGGAACTGTCAAAAGTCTTTTTGTTCAACTAACACTTTATGgtatttttattagaggtgcTTAACGTTCAAATCTTGCCTCTCTAGaccattgaattataaaaaagaaaaaaaagttaggggaATTAATTAACTTCACAAGTGCTCTTGACCCACTTTTAACTTGCCATTCCTTTCGGTTCACAACTCGCTATGTCTACCATTGTGCTAGCGTCTTCCCCCTCCACTTAAGTCATCTTAGAGGGAATTCAAGTGATAGTCTAACACAAATAGTAATGACATTTTTTGTGGTTTCTCATATTTGTGATTTGGATCTCATCTCTTTCTTCCATCACTACgtacttattaaaaaagaattatttgagagagagagagagagagagagaggaagagagaggtTTGTAGCTTTAGGTGCATTTGATTTGCAGCATGAGGAATCAAATGCTAGATACAAttgtgactctctctctctctctgcccaAATCTCATTCCTCATTTTGAAGGTACATTGTGAAGTCGATTAACCAAGTTGCAACTTTAGAAATGGTTTGATGAAGGGCAAAATCGTCAGTGGGTTTCATTTATCATGTTCTTTTCTTTCATGGGTTTCGTTACGCTGGAATGGGGACATTGCCAATAAAAGGGGAACAAAAATGCAGCCTAAATTATTTgtggggggggggagggggggcgGCGTTCCGCTGTCTAATGTAGAGTATGCAGAAAAAGAATGCATACTATAACCTTCGAAAGCAAAGAACGCTTAGTACTTCAAATGAAGTCAAAATTCTTGGGATCTATTTATGAGTGGGATCAAGCTGCAACGTTGTATACTACTTCAAAATTCTTGGATTTTATAGATACTTTGAACTTTGGATGTTGGTCACGTAGctctattttctttgttttaggATGTCCTTTTGTATACTTTGTACCCTTGTTTCATCCTTCAATTATCTTTAATGATTTATCATGAGTGATCATGATTATGCTATTGCATCTTTTACTTAGGATTGAACATAAAAGAGAGGAGAGAAGTTTGTCCACCCTAGAGATAAGAATGCCAATCGAAGTTGCTAGTATAAGATAACATGATTAAATTAGAAAGGGAGGAGTGTCCAACTTTTTAAGACAGTGAAAaagatacaagatagaaatctTATTAGAAGTAACTCTTGATGCAATGCTAGAACATTAATTAAGGATGGATAGCTTTAGCCATGCCATAAGCAGCTGCAGAAGCAATAGCTCCAATGAGGGCAGTTTGAAAGGCACTGATGAAGGGCTTACTACCTGTGAAGTAACCCTTGGCATAGCCGAAGATTAGCAATGCCAATAAGGTTAAGACAACAGAAGCAACCACAGCCTCTCTAGCTATTGGAATGAACATATAGGGAATGAGGGGTACCAATCCACCCAAGACGTAAGCAATGGCAATTGTGAGTGCACTATGTAGTGCTCTCCTTGGATCTGGCTTCTCTAATCCCAGTTCAAACCTGCATCACATGAAATGTTTTTGGTAGATATATTGTTGTTAGTATTTGTAATCTCCACCAGCATGCAAATAATTTTGTTGCtaatatattgaaatttgaaatgaacattaagtattaaataggatccaaaaaaaaaactgtccaaCGGAAAATTCAATATTTCAATGTGGAAATGGTGGAATGGCGAAGGAAGCTCTACTAATAAAGCATTGTAACAATTGTGGTAAAAGGTTAAAATAAAGGAGTAATGATGCTTTAGTTGCTATCTACCTAAGcattatcttcttttttatttatttaaatacgCAACTTCATTAAACAGAAAAATCACATATATCCTTCATTAACTCCTCGAACCCAAAGAAGGGATATATAACCCATTTCAATTTACAACAAACATAGGACCTATTTGTAGAGGAAAAATTGTAGTAACCTcccttgaaattttttgttattacacTCACATCCCTTTTAGTTCGAAATAAAACACTAATCATCGAAGGAAAATGACAAAACAGCCTTATGTTATGCTCTAGTAGTCTTTATGTTGGTAAGTAATAACTAAAACAAAGATAATTAGGAACATATgtgtctcttttcttttcttttctttttttcatttctttttctttcattcaccctgttttttttttttttaatttgcagAAGGGAACCTTTATCAAAATATGCTAAATTACATATAcctaaataattaattgataaattattaacaTGTTAAGGAATATTATATACTCCTATTCAATTATTAGTAAtgcatacaaataataataataaaaatataattatccataataatttatttacgTTAACAATTAATTGTGCAAGTATATGTTGTTCTTAATATTAAtgcaaaatttgattttattttttgaaagcaTATAAACCTTATTTGATGGTATATTAAATGCACGTTAGTTATTTACTTAAGGCATTCATTAACAAAATTAGGAAGAACAcaacaaaacttaaattttgCTTGCAAATTAATGAATTGTTgacatttgtaattttatttttgaaaaatgtgttttacatctaataattgaattttattacttCAAACCCTATGtcattttatgtaataaaaattttaatatctctATCATTGCTCTTAGTACAATGGAGTAGTCCATGAGTAATTATAGAATATTTTTGGAGTACTATAAATGCTTACTTTCTCCTCTGACATAATAGTatgatatattaattaaattcatggtaagaCCCTCAATTTATATGAGAGGAaagagtacacatttatggtactcccagagtatttaataattttgtaactcaattgattGACAATTAATGATATTTTCaatacatttaaaattcaaataatttctcaccgttataactattgaattatatatatatatatatatatatatatatatatatatatatatatatataatgaagtaaattatttattaaacaaTTATGAGTaactatttataattataatatatgtacattATTTTAGATGAAAAATGAATTAGTTTTACCAACAATTTCCATTTGAAGTCTTCTTTTGATACTATCCAATAACTATGATTCAAAATATagatcaaaattttcatttatgtaGTGATTGGTTAGGGTGATTTGTGgggagaagagaaaataaagagacTTGTGTGTTGGGTTGGGAAAGGTAGTGGAGGAGTGATTTTAGTGGTGACCAGATATTTTTTCTCTGAGCCTACCATTTGGTGTAAAATAATTGTCTCCTCGaattagagagaaaatggaGGTGGGAGAGGAAGGGGGAGAATGTTTGATAGaaaattatctatatatccTTTCATCCctcattttatgttttttttaaccaaataaaagagtttttcatctttctaatttttcaccctaaccaaacacacatgaaaaaatctaaatattttctatccccAACTGTTTCATTCGCACCCTATTTTTTATCCCCACTTCTCCATTTCTCACCTAAAAGAAGCCTTAATGGCCTAAAAGCAAAAGAGGATGAGTAATCAACAGGTTGTGGCTTGGGAAAATGTTTCTATCTTCActtcaaaaacaaacaataataataataaaaataataaaggctGTGACAATGTAATCATTATATCAGCTGCAATTATTTCACGAATTTCTCTGACCCAAGACTTGGCTCTGCGCTCTCGAGGACGGACCACATGTTCTTGTCAACGTTTCAGAAGGGAAACAACTTTATCTAGCAACATTACAAAAGCTAAAGTTGCTTTTCTTCTATCGGTGATTATAGTGGAACAACTGTTATAAAAAAGAAGCCctattttttggatttatagGCCGACTTGCAAGAAACCAAGGCTCTTTTAGGACCATACTAAAAAAGTTAGGGAAAATAATATTAAGGACCATACCCAAAAAGTAAGGGGGggaaaagaaataaggaaaggAAGGTGTTGAATAAACATTTTGAAGCCTATGCTTaaattatttcatatatatatttggtgaGACGaaaattttttagtaaatataAGATACTTTTTACAGTCAATAAAATAAACCTAatagaaagcaaaaaaatttctacttttaaaagtagaaaatattttcttgaacatTACATACCCATTGATCACTGCAAAAACCTCTCCACCAATGAAAACTTCTCTTTCTTCCTAATGAGAGAGATTCCCATTTTCCATTGTTAGgtaaggcagatttttttttttttttgatgaaaggTAAGGAAGAAAATTGGGTGAAAAGAAAATAGGGTGGGGGACATTTTCCCTCCAGGGCCACAATCTTTATTTTCAtccaaaatggagaaaaaacataaaagaaaacttGTGAGGAAGAGTAATTTACCAATATAACTTTAATCTCTCTACTCTCAAAGTCTCAGTGTTGCACGTGCAatagaaaagaaattcaaaattgaatgtataaagactaaagagataaatttaaaagtatataGTAATTGTGATATATTCACTTTTAtaaagtattattttaattaagtcAGCTAatcaacttattattatttttatataaaaggatgtgcagataaaaataaaataaaataatggaacataatcaattttataaaatattatatttactaattaaattggtaaaattatcttttattatatagtaaaagaaaatattacttttacataaaaatgaaaattacttAGGGTCCAGTTAATATGTGCCCTGAAGGCACATATTAAgccatttatttttagaaatattttatgaaaaattgaaaaatctgtAAAACGTTATCAATTTccgataaaattttttttcaaaaatagtatgttattgtgtgcccttaggacacacattagtaaaatccaATTACTTATTACTTCATTTTCCTCTCCCTTGTATGTgtatgtttgtttctcaaaaaaataaaataaaaaatgaggtAATTGTTCTATATTACTCAAGAAAATGTTGAGTATAGTATAACTTGCTGCACTCACTCTCACTTAAAGTTATCATAACTTTTAAGTAAAGTTTgttgtgtgtttttattttataactcattTTTCTGTATTTTTGTGCatatgtttgtttctcaaaataaaaacaaaatactttttaCTTAATAAGACATAATAGGAACTTTAgacatattaaattttttatctccCATTattcttctcaaattttttttaaaattttgtatttcaattCCATATTTTATACTTTTACCAGATACGATaatgaaaaacta comes from Castanea sativa cultivar Marrone di Chiusa Pesio chromosome 3, ASM4071231v1 and encodes:
- the LOC142629777 gene encoding heat stress transcription factor A-8; the encoded protein is MVRKSKENGSDSVAPFLTKCYEMVDDEATDSIISWTQPESCNSFVIWDMTEFSVKLLPLYFKHNNFSSFMRQLNIYGFRKIDTDRWEFANDGFVRGQKHLLKNISRRKKLQQLDNSDGPAENIENVGLWKEVENLKTDKNLVMQELIKLRQHQETSDNKLLLLRDRLQGMETNQQQMLSFLVMAMQSPGILVQLLQPKEKNWRMLEEGKEDDRPVASDGTIVRYQPPVSETPKPLHTVTRSSEKQQESDPSTDGMKDFFLSPDFMKMLMDEKTCSLDTHAPFMLPDSPDDGAWEQLLLASPFLENDEDRKMDDEELIDSEMEMESTESKSQLEMSQNFERLMEQMEKSQYLGMESSIDKAHWDKSQNLEFLTEQMGLLSSERNNEHASQ